Proteins encoded together in one Drosophila albomicans strain 15112-1751.03 chromosome 2R, ASM965048v2, whole genome shotgun sequence window:
- the LOC117574003 gene encoding discs overgrown protein kinase isoform X2, whose translation MELRVGNKYRLGRKIGSGSFGDIYLGTTINTGEEVAIKLECIRTKHPQLHIESKFYKTMQGGIGIPNIIWCGSEGDYNVMVMELLGPSLEDLFNFCSRRFSLKTVLLLADQMISRIDYIHSRDFIHRDIKPDNFLMGLGKKGNLVYIIDFGLAKRFRDGRTLKHIQYKENKNLTGTARYASINTHLGIEQSRRDDLESLGYVLMYFNLGALPWQGLKAANKRQKYERISEKKLSTSIVVLCKGFPSEFVNYLNFCRQMHFDQRPDYCHLRKLFRNLFHRLGFTYDYVFDWNLLKFGGPRNPQVIQQAQDGTDGQGGGGGQGQDVAASPAALAAASHQQHKVNTAMATAGGSTQQMLGNSSAAGTTLAMLGGGGGGNGGAGGQLMGNGGLNMDDSMAATNSSRQPYDTPERRPSIRMRQGGDLQAGRVVGDVRNAK comes from the coding sequence atggaGCTGCGTGTTGGGAACAAATATCGACTGGGCCGCAAGATTGGCTCCGGTTCCTTTGGCGACATCTATTTGGGCACAACGATCAACACGGGCGAGGAGGTAGCAATAAAACTGGAATGCATACGCACCAAACATCCACAACTGCACATCGAGTCCAAGTTCTACAAGACAATGCAGGGCGGCATCGGTATACCCAATATCATTTGGTGCGGCAGTGAAGGTGATTACAATGTAATGGTCATGGAGCTGCTTGGTCCATCGCTGGAGGATTTATTCAACTTTTGCTCACGCCGCTTTTCACTGAAAACGGTGCTGCTGCTAGCCGATCAGATGATATCACGCATTGACTATATCCACTCGCGTGATTTCATCCATCGTGACATCAAGCCCGACAACTTCCTGATGGGTCTGGGCAAAAAGGGCAATCTCGTGTACATAATTGACTTTGGTCTGGCCAAAAGGTTTCGGGACGGCCGCACTCTGAAGCACATACAATATAAGGAGAACAAGAATCTGACGGGCACCGCACGCTATGCTTCGATCAATACACATCTGGGCATTGAGCAGTCGCGACGCGACGATTTGGAATCCCTTGGCTATGTGCTGATGTACTTCAATTTGGGAGCGTTGCCATGGCAGGGCCTGAAGGCGGCCAATAAGCGACAGAAATACGAACGCATATCCGAGAAGAAGCTATCAACATCGATTGTGGTGCTTTGCAAGGGCTTCCCCAGCGAGTTTGTCAATTATCTGAACTTCTGTCGACAGATGCACTTTGACCAGCGTCCCGACTACTGCCACTTGCGTAAACTGTTCCGCAATCTGTTTCATCGCCTGGGCTTCACCTATGACTACGTCTTCGACTGGAATTTGCTCAAATTTGGCGGACCCCGCAATCCACAGGTCATCCAGCAGGCACAGGACGGCACCGATGGCCAGGGCGGCGGCGGCGGACAAGGTCAAGATGTCGCAGCCTCTCCAGCAGCATTGGCTGCGGCGTCGCATCAACAGCACAAGGTCAATACGGCCATGGCCACCGCCGGCGGCAGCACACAACAAATGCTGGGCAATAGCTCGGCGGCTGGCACAACGCTCGCCATGCTAggcggtggtggcggtggAAACGGCGGAGCCGGTGGCCAGCTAATGGGCAACGGTGGTCTCAATATGGATGACTCGATGGCGGCCACCAATTCGTCGCGACAGCCCTACGATACGCCCGAGCGGCGTCCCTCGATACGCATGCGTCAAGGCGGCGATTTACAAGCTGGCAGAGTTGTTGGGGATGTACGAAAtgctaaataa
- the LOC117575366 gene encoding odorant receptor 74a-like gives MWPREDNPTERDRYIDRFLIVFAFLMHCFQAELDAHYLLNNLEDIEDFAAGLPTILLQTEVIVRYVDVINHRDELKDLLKRFYTNIYVPQESDQSVFSRISRQLLGPRMITVFYVATMLNYFQEFVVNILAGGREMIYKQVYFFDNTKMPQYLILIGINFWVGILIITMLFGDLNLLGELLMHLNACYLQLGKDLRLAAARLLESNDSTNIAADYRRELIKILQRNIDLNDFAANLERLFTFRLFISFAASALILCVLLFISYKTNELDMMYYCGDWEQIIYRSDNVEENKKLMKLVILSIELNSTPFSLTGLNYFTVTLTSVVKIVQGAFSYFTFLTSMSSN, from the exons ATGTGGCCTAGGGAGGATAATCCTACTGAACGGGATCGTTATATAGATCGGTTTCTTATCGTATTTGCCTTTCTGATGCACTGCTTTCAGGCTGAGCTCGACGCACATTATTTACTGAATAATCTTGAGGATATTGAAGACTTTGCAGCTGGCTTACCAACTATACTTCTTCAGACTGAAGTGATTGTTCGATACGTGGATGTAATTAATCACAGGGACGAGTTAAAGGACTTGCTCAAACGTTTCTACACCAATATCTATGTACCGCAGGAATCTGATCAGAGTGTTTTTTCAAGGATTTCACGGCAATTATTGGGACCGCGTATGATAACAGTTTTCTATGTGGCGACCATGTTGAACTATTTCCAGGAGTTTGTGGTGAACATCTTAGCTGGTGGACGGGAAATGATTTACAAGCAAGTTTACTTCTTTGATAACACCAAAATGCCCCagtatttaatacttattGGGATTAACTTTTGGGTGGGCATATTAATCATCACAATGCTCTTTGGAGATCTGAATTTGCTAGGAGAGCTTTTGATGCATCTGAACGCTTGCTATCTGCAACTTGGCAAAGATTTGCGGCTCGCTGCAGCTCGCTTACTGGAATCAAATGATAGTACGAATATTGCCGCGGATTATCGTCGAGAACTTATCAAAATACTGCAACGGAATATAGATCTTAATGATTTTGCCGCAAACCTCGAGAGACTCTTCACTTTTCGGCTCTTTATTAGCTTTGCCGCCAGTGCCTTAATTCTTTGtgtattactttttatatCATACAAA ACAAACGAGCTGGATATGATGTACTATTGCGGAGATTGGGAGCAAATCATTTATCGCTCAGACAATGTTGAAGAGAATAAAAAACTTATGAAGCTTGTCATATTATCTATTGAGCTAAACTCAACACCATTTTCGCTAACTggcttaaattattttactgTTACACTAACTTCTGTTGTGAag ATAGTACAAGGAGCCTTTTCGTACTTTACTTTCCTCACATCGATGAgcagcaattaa
- the LOC117574564 gene encoding uncharacterized protein LOC117574564, with product MGAKQSREPRSVSMENPAGVLDISDDVVKRLKQGITQQARDNAAAAQESKPASKSQEPAKKAPVKATDGVAVAAPVVPPTVVYQSPTPVYVQGGGHTISAADVQRQMNQELQKNDEQWRQRMTKLEENLKKTNTIMETEYANAVEGVHKRFVSTAAAHKTPPCQDLKAQLLACYRANPGETLRCIDEVAQFKQCVDLHRIKKLDSVPEAAPKATADSKKAAVPKAA from the exons atGGGTGCAAAACAGTCGCGTGAACCACGTTCTGTCTCAATGGAGAATCCTGCTGGCGTCCTCGACATATCCGATGATGTGGTCAAGCGCCTGAAACAGGGAATCACACAGCAGG CACGTGACAATGCCGCCGCTGCCCAGGAATCGAAACCGGCATCAAAGTCACAAGAGCCAGCCAAGAAGGCGCCCGTAAAAGCCACAGacggtgttgctgttgctgctccagtTGTGCCGCCGACAGTTGTCTATCAGAGTCCCACGCCCGTTTATGTGCAGGGAGGCGGACACACAATCAGCGCCGCCGATGTGCAGCGTCAGATGAACCAGGAGCTGCAGAAGAACGACGAACAGTGGCGTCAGCGTATGACGAAGCTGGAGGAGAACCTCAAGAAGACAAACACCATCATGGAGACGGAGTATGCGAACGCTGTGGAGGGCGTGCATAAGCGCTTCGTGAGCACTGCCGCTGCGCATAAGACGCCACCATGCCAGGACCTTAAAGCCCAGCTGCTGGCCTGCTATCGTGCAAATCCCGGCGAGACGCTTCGTTGCATCGATGAGGTGGCACAGTTCAAGCAGTGTGTGGACTTACATCGTATCAAGAAGCTCGACAGCGTGCCAGAGGCAGCGCCTAAGGCGACAGCTGACAGCAAGAAGGCGGCTGTTCCAAAAGCAGCTTAA
- the LOC117574003 gene encoding discs overgrown protein kinase isoform X1, with amino-acid sequence MELRVGNKYRLGRKIGSGSFGDIYLGTTINTGEEVAIKLECIRTKHPQLHIESKFYKTMQGGIGIPNIIWCGSEGDYNVMVMELLGPSLEDLFNFCSRRFSLKTVLLLADQMISRIDYIHSRDFIHRDIKPDNFLMGLGKKGNLVYIIDFGLAKRFRDGRTLKHIQYKENKNLTGTARYASINTHLGIEQSRRDDLESLGYVLMYFNLGALPWQGLKAANKRQKYERISEKKLSTSIVVLCKGFPSEFVNYLNFCRQMHFDQRPDYCHLRKLFRNLFHRLGFTYDYVFDWNLLKFGGPRNPQVIQQAQDGTDGQGGGGGQGQDVAASPAALAAASHQQHKVNTAMATAGGSTQQMLGNSSAAGTTLAMLGGGGGGNGGAGGQLMGNGGLNMDDSMAATNSSRQPYDTPERRPSIRMRQGGDLQAGRVVGDLIINCESAAKKNTYALHLFKATARTASYCNALILSRDDDHERPMTDDSSKRKGVRRLCCIPKILGCKKVQKEH; translated from the exons atggaGCTGCGTGTTGGGAACAAATATCGACTGGGCCGCAAGATTGGCTCCGGTTCCTTTGGCGACATCTATTTGGGCACAACGATCAACACGGGCGAGGAGGTAGCAATAAAACTGGAATGCATACGCACCAAACATCCACAACTGCACATCGAGTCCAAGTTCTACAAGACAATGCAGGGCGGCATCGGTATACCCAATATCATTTGGTGCGGCAGTGAAGGTGATTACAATGTAATGGTCATGGAGCTGCTTGGTCCATCGCTGGAGGATTTATTCAACTTTTGCTCACGCCGCTTTTCACTGAAAACGGTGCTGCTGCTAGCCGATCAGATGATATCACGCATTGACTATATCCACTCGCGTGATTTCATCCATCGTGACATCAAGCCCGACAACTTCCTGATGGGTCTGGGCAAAAAGGGCAATCTCGTGTACATAATTGACTTTGGTCTGGCCAAAAGGTTTCGGGACGGCCGCACTCTGAAGCACATACAATATAAGGAGAACAAGAATCTGACGGGCACCGCACGCTATGCTTCGATCAATACACATCTGGGCATTGAGCAGTCGCGACGCGACGATTTGGAATCCCTTGGCTATGTGCTGATGTACTTCAATTTGGGAGCGTTGCCATGGCAGGGCCTGAAGGCGGCCAATAAGCGACAGAAATACGAACGCATATCCGAGAAGAAGCTATCAACATCGATTGTGGTGCTTTGCAAGGGCTTCCCCAGCGAGTTTGTCAATTATCTGAACTTCTGTCGACAGATGCACTTTGACCAGCGTCCCGACTACTGCCACTTGCGTAAACTGTTCCGCAATCTGTTTCATCGCCTGGGCTTCACCTATGACTACGTCTTCGACTGGAATTTGCTCAAATTTGGCGGACCCCGCAATCCACAGGTCATCCAGCAGGCACAGGACGGCACCGATGGCCAGGGCGGCGGCGGCGGACAAGGTCAAGATGTCGCAGCCTCTCCAGCAGCATTGGCTGCGGCGTCGCATCAACAGCACAAGGTCAATACGGCCATGGCCACCGCCGGCGGCAGCACACAACAAATGCTGGGCAATAGCTCGGCGGCTGGCACAACGCTCGCCATGCTAggcggtggtggcggtggAAACGGCGGAGCCGGTGGCCAGCTAATGGGCAACGGTGGTCTCAATATGGATGACTCGATGGCGGCCACCAATTCGTCGCGACAGCCCTACGATACGCCCGAGCGGCGTCCCTCGATACGCATGCGTCAAGGCGGCGATTTACAAGCTGGCAGAGTTGTTGGGGAT TTGATAATCAATTGCGAGTCGGCGGCAAAGAAGAATACCTATGcactacatttatttaaagccACAGCTCGTACCGCAAGTTATTGTAATGCGTTAATTTTAAGCAGAGATGATGATCATGAACGACCGATGACAGACGACAGTTCCAAGAGGAAAGGAGTGCGACGCTTGTGTTGCATCCCCAAGATATTGGGATGCAAAAAAGTTCAAAAAGAGCACTAA